The sequence below is a genomic window from Mus musculus strain C57BL/6J chromosome 4, GRCm38.p6 C57BL/6J.
TGACAGGGACCACCCTGGCCTGACTGTTGGCCACATCCCCGGGTGCAGTCAGGGTAAGGGCTGTGTCAGAGCTGACTGCCATCTGttaatgcattttatttatttttttggattCGAGGTGATGAGTCACCTGCTTCTCCTGCTCTTGCTGCTGCCGAGGGTGATGCAGTTATTGTCTTTACCGGAAGATATGCTGGGATCGCGCATCCTCTGCTAACTCTGCGCCCATGATGAGCAGTCATTCCAGTGCCACCACAGGAAAAGTGGAGGTGATATGGTTGGTAGTGGCAGGAAGGAGACAAAGATACAGGGGGACATAGTGTGACCCCTGCCCCTACTCTGGGCCGGTCAGATACAGCTGAGCCACTGAACAACCTAAGAGGGAGTGCTCAGTTGTGGTTTGTACTCCCTTGCTAATAGTCTCTTGGGATGTCTTGGTTAgcattttgttgctgtgaagagataccatgaacaaggcaactcgtataaaggaaaatatttgattggggctgacttacagtttcggGTTCAGTCCATGAGCATCatggagggcgggggggggggcaagcatggcaacatccaggcacatgtggtgctggaggaagagttgagagttctacatcttgatctgcaggcagccaggaagtCTTCCACACTGGGTGAAGGCCTGAGCATAGCAGGCCTCAGagtccacctacacagtgacactcctcctccaacgaggccacacctccttcaataaagccacacctcctaatagtgccactccctatggccacaTATTTAAACCACCCCATGGGGGTTGCTCATGCCGACCACTATATTGTACTAGGGGAGAACTCTCAGATGACTACTGGTTCAACAAACAATGAAGGTCTGTGATCACAAACTGAGgaagaacaaccaaccaaaggCCACCACGATGAATGTACAACCAGGCAGGTACCACTAGACCAGAGCATCCCTGATGACACAGGGGAGTTGGAGGGGACTCTTCCCCAGCTACCTCCTAGGTCAGAAGCAGaggcacttttcttttttttttttttttttttggttttggttttggtttttggtttttggagacagggtttctctgtgtagccctggctgtcctggaactcactatgtagaccagcctggcctcgaactcagaaatccgactgcctctgcctcccaagtgctgggattaaaggcgtgtgccaccactgcccagcgcagAGGCACTTCTGAGGGGGCTTCCAAGGTTGGattctgtgtggtgtgtggtgtgtgtgtgtgtgtgtgtgtgtgtgtgtagccttgaCTACAATGGCTTGCGGGATACTCAGTTTCCCAGGGAGACACCTGAAGATGAGattcatgtgtgtggtgtgtgtgtgtgtgtgtgtgtgtgtgtgtgtgtgtgtgtgtgtgtgtgtgtagccttgaCTACAATGGCTTGCGGGATACTCAGTTTCCCAGGGAGACACCTGAAGATGAGattcatgtgtgtggtgtgtgtgtgtgtgtgtgtgtgtgtgtgtgtgtgtgtgtgtgtgtagccttgaCTACAATGGCTTGCGGGATACTCAGTTTCCCAGGGAGACACCTGAAGATGAGATTCATGTGCGCTCTGCGCACTCCTGTCTGGGTGGCTCAAGTCTCAGGCTAAAACATGAGATTGGACGCCTTCACACAGGCTTTCACACAAATCAGTTTTTATTGCTCGTATCATTATCTTTtgtccaagaagaaaaaaaaagagaggtgatTACGATGGCTCAAATCTAGCTttaatcatgtctcctggaagaTCCTAAAACAGTCCTATGCTTTGTGcctctccctttctttgccccACCACCCCCAAATACTAAGCCAAATAGCAGCAGCAAACCCCTAAATCCAGGAGCTCCTCCCTCCACTAAGCATATTCTAAAGCTTCGAATCACCAAGTTGTGCGTGTGTGGGTGGAGTTTTATTCCTACCATAGAGTAggtgtgtgatttttttatagGCTCCTACCTAGATCAAGGGCAGAATTGTACACTTGGGGGTAAGTGGAATGCCTGTACTGGAGGGTCCAAGTTCAAGCTACCAGTCCCTTCTGTCGTGGTCACTGGTGGAGGAGGTGGCCAGTTGCATGGGCCTGCCACCTCAAAGTCAAGTTCCAGCTGACCTTTGCCATCAAAGGAGCCACTAACCTAGGCAGGACTGTAAATCTTGCAAATGTTCAGGAAATGTCCTAGTCCAGAGTGATCTGTGTGATGTGGGAGGTGTCTGGGGTAGGATGACACTGTTGAGAGTCATCACTGCTGTCACCAAGGCATAGTGTGCTAGAAGGAACACCCATAACTGCTGGTGGTGTCCCGTGCACAAAATGCCCCTGTTACTGAGGTAGTGACACTTTGAGATGCTCCAACAACTCCTAAACCCTGCCTTGTCTGGGTACTGAGGGTATGGGAGGCATGTACCAGTCAGTACCCAGGACATGTGGTACTCAGGCTCCAAGGGGGACAAAGTGCCCAGAAGGTCTCAGTGTTCCTGACTCCAAATGGGGATTTGGCCGTCAAGGGACACAGATGACTTGTGGGTGTCTGGCTGAACCTGCAATATGAGAGAGCTTTGGCAAATGATCTGTATCcccagaaaaacaagactctaCAGTGCTTGTGACAGCTCTGGCTAAGGCGGGAAGGGGCATTCCACGCCAGTGAGCCGGCTGCACAGCATGACAGGGACACAGGGAAGAAGCCCCAACGAGCTGCCTTCCTTCTCCTACGGAGGCCCTGACACCAGAGCCCACTTTGGGGTCACTGGCCTTCCACATTTGACAAGGTTGAGAGAGACGCTGAGGCTGGGAGATAAAATAATTTACCTGTGCTCAAGTAGGCCAAGGGGTGGTTAGTAAAAAATTGTGCAGAAGCGTAGCTGTGTGCATCTTAAAAACAGGGTGCTGCGTAGTTTACTTCCATTTTGGAAGGATCCTGCACATAGACAGGTGATACCAAAGAAGCTCCAACCGTCAGTCCACTCAAAAGCAGCCCTggctggtccatggctggagagGCCATTTCTATGGGCCTCTAGCTCTAAGGTGTTTCAGAGATGTGTGCTGAGGGATTTGCGACAGCAGAAGATAGCTCTTCCCTTTGCTGCCACCTCATACCAACAGGGACCCTCGTGGGTCTCTGCTGGTGCAGCTTGGGAGGGAGGCTGCGTCCAAACACAGCATTGCAAGAAATGCCAGCGCCAGTGCCGTGGTCCCTAAGCCCCCACTTGTTTACTAGACGGGAATCCTCTCTGGGAAGAGTTTAACCTGGTGTCAAGTATAGAAAGGCCAAGTATTGGCTTTGAGAGACCCAGAGTTCACTGCACTGACAGAAGATTCTGGAAGGAGCCAGCAGTGGAAAGTAGATTATCCTGGCCGCAGCCACAGTCTAGGGATGGATGTAGAACTTCCTCATGGCTGCCGGAGAGAATGTGGGGCTACAACGTAGTTTTCTAGAGAGGTCTCTTCCTGTGTGTGGATTCATCCCCACCGCCACAGACTTGCTATACGAACAAGGCCCTAGGGGTCTTGGCTGACCTGGGCTCTCGTGGCACCTGAAACCAAGGTTGCGTTGGAGGCTTCAGGTTGCCCAACGTTCGTTCTCTTTGCTCAAAGACCTGGGGCCCCTCGGCCTGGTGCGGAGGGCTCAGGGCCacgcctccccctcctcctgcgaGATGCCCAACACGGATTTATGAAGGATGCCGCATTCCTGGAGGGACTTGGTGAGGTCGGAGAACCGTCTCCTGGGCACTTCCATCGTCTCAATGCTGCAGTGTTGGTAGGTGGCTTTGTTTTTCTGCTCGGCCACCTCGAGGACGGTCTGGAGGTCGTCACTGGGCCTGAAATAGCGCACGAACCTTTGGCCTGAGGGTGACCGGACAGCCAGCAGCAGCCTTGGCTCTTCGTCCGACGGCTCCTCGATGTTGGAGGCCCTGGAGGAGCTCTGTCTTTTGGTTCGGATGATGAACTTCTTCTCTAAGGCACAGACCTGCGTTCTGGAGTCTTCCTGGCTTGAATCCTCTTGGTAAAGGGCCTGGACGCTGCTCAGCTGCAGGGAACTGGTCTTGCTGGCCACAGTGTCCACGGCTCCCACCTCTAAGCTCCTCCTGTTGATGGATGGGAGGACCGGGTACCTGTTGAGAGATGAGGCGGTCCGTGTCGGTGCCTGCTGCAGCAGCAACTCCGGCATCTCGTCAGGAGCTCCCTGAGATGTTGAGACCGTTGCACAGACTCCTGGTTTCTGGTTGCTGGGAGACCCGGAGGACCGTGGTGGAGGTGAAGAGGATAGTGCACTGGGGGAGCCGTCCCCCATGCCTTGTGGTCTGTGCAAATTCGGCCGCTTCCGGCCCTTGGCAGACTTGGGCCTGATAACGTGCATCCTGAGTGAGCTGGGCTGCCAGGTGGAGCTGTCGCCTGCGGTGCTGACCACAGTGCTGCGTTCAGGTGGTGCAAAGTTCACAGGGGCTTCTATGGCCATTGCTTCTCAGGACCCCTAAGGAGGCAGGCAGAAACAGAGAAGGCATGGGTTGAGCTTCCCGAGGCACTGGGGCTCCCTCTTCTGCCATGTGCTCACTGGAAGAGTGAGCACCCATGGACCACAGTGTGGGACCTACCTCTAGTTTTCTGACATGGGGGAGCAACCGTGGCTCATCCATGATAAGCTCTTGGGACACACATCAGTGATCCAAAGTCCTTGGAACTTAAATCCTTAAGGGGAGTGAAAGCCACGGGTCTGCAGATGTTTTCAAGGAATGGTAAGTactatgaagaaaagaaaagccaattCTCGCTGTCATGGAGAAGGGCCTACACGCAGAAAGGCCAGTCGGAGGGGGAACGAGCCATGTGACAAGCTGGAGTATGTGACAAGCTGGAGTCACGGTCAGGCATCCATGGatgcttttgtttgttctgaCTACTGCACTGGGACATAACCAGTATGGTCACACACTCAAGAGAGTGCACTGTGCTCTGGTAACATCTGATTGGGCCCAACCCAGAAAAGCGTCCAGGGGACAGAAGGGCCCCACCGGGGAAGTCCTACATCAGGCAAAATGTGCCCGGCTCCAGAGTCCTTTCTGGCTCCCTGGGCTGGAAGCTCCCTAAGGGAGTGGCTCAACACAGACCTCAGATGCAGATGAAGAATGTCAGAGGCAGACTGTATTTGCTTAGAGAGGGGAAGGCAACCCTGCTAAGACTCTCTGCAGGGCAACCAGGCTCAGCTCTACTCAATAGCAGGTCACTTCTCCAGACAAGGGACACAGTCTGTCTGCAGTGACATCACTCACTATAGACACACCACCCTCTGGGATTCCCACCCAGCCCTCCTGCCATGGGCTGCCTACACTTTGCCCTTACACACAGGTCACATGGAACAAGGCTCCCCAGTCTGGTCACAGCAAGCCTCCTCAGGAAGACCTAGAGAGCATCTATTTTGACTTTTCTGTCTGTACTGTCCATAGACACCTGCTTTAGAACATTTCCCTAAGGCGCTAGTTGTGGCTCTTCCTTCTCCTACTTAGTGTTAAACAGCTGGGAGATGGCAGCCCCCAAATGTGCCCTGTCCACTGCACAGAACGGTCAGGAGGCTGACTTCAGAGCTCCCCCGTCCCCGCCCCCTCCCATGCAGTTGCCTCAAGACAACAAAACATTTCTTGGGTTGATCCGTCCCTTCCACCTACGCACTGTCACTCACCTAAGAGTTGACTTCCCCCAAGCTCCTCCATCAAGCAGCCCTCAGGAGCACTAGTCCAGGTTCGTGGGCTTAGGTGTGACCCCTGCCCCCAGATGCTCTGTGTGTTCTCTCCTGTACTAGACCACCAGGAACCAGGCCACAGGGAACCAAAACATACTATTTCTACGAATCCAGGGGAGCCTGCTGTTCAAAATCTCTGACCAGGTTCCCTTCCGTTTTCACGTTTTAATCCTCTTTATCCATGtgtcctgtgtgtctgtgtgttttgcaTGTTTGGGGGTACATGTGTAGGCAGGTACACATGCACAGATAGAGGCCAAGGTTTGATGTGAGTAGAAATCAGCCTCCATGGCTCTTATGCCTTATTCACTGAGGCAGGacctctcaatcaaacccagagctcatccATATGGCTAGTCTTGCTAGACTGgggatcctgtctctgccttctggggctggagttataggtgagcTGGCACACTCACCCAGCACTTTCATGGATTGTGGGAATCCAAATTCTGGACCTTGGGCAAATGCTATCCCCACTGAGCcgtcacctccctccctccctccctccttccctccctctcacccttcccccccctctctcccacacacacaccccacacacacacccggtTAACGGGTGAAAAGGCTCTGTGGCTATCCCTGCTCTACACAGCCAAACCTTCCTCCATTCTCCCCCTCTGTTCTCCATGCCCAATCTGGAGGCAGGTAGTTCAGAAACTTCTTCCTGAGCGAAAAGTTTTGACGCCAGAAATGCCTGCCCCTTCCCTTGCTCATTTATTTTCTGATCAACCATAAAGTTTTTTTTCCCTATGAGTTTCTCGTTCGGAGTGGCAGGAGAAAGCCATAGCTGTCCAGCTGAGGCGAGGATAAGCCTCTAGCTGAGCTTCCATCCTTCTCACTTGGGAATGGCTATTAATTTGCCACAGCTTCCACAGAATTATCACAGGCTTGGCTTCCAACACCCACACATGCCTGGGGAAGGTTTGGCTGTCAGGAAGTTTGGTAACTTAGAAACCTCTCCCTAACAACTTCGATGAGAAAAGTCATGCGTTCTCCCAGGCACTCTGCGGGGTTATTTTTAACAGTCAAACTTGAGTGTGTGCGTGTCGTTGCTATACCTTTTGGTACTCTGTATAATTAGCCGTGTTCAGGGGGTGTCATATTCAAGACACCCTGGTCATAAGATAACATGACTTGCAAGCTATCTCAAGAGAAAAACCTCAATTATGACTAATTCTCATAAGCCCACTCAAGGCTATTTCGAGACTAACACCTCCTTCAGGTAAAGCCGTTACACCCAACCTGCTTTTATAACCCACCGCCTCCTACCCAGCACAGAGACCATCTGTTACACAGAGGGAACAccagctcccacccccacccagaagGAGGGCAGGATGCTACAGGAAACAGGTGTTTGGAGAACGGCAGCCATGGCGCcttcagagatacacacacacacaccctgggtcCCAAACTCTACCTTTGCCCTCTGTCTAGGCTCCTGCGACAGCACAATCCCTGCATGGCTCATTTATTTCATCACCTCTAGGGCCTGGCAGACACTCAACTACAAAGTGATTTGACAACGTCTAGGCGTAGGCATCCATCACGCTGCCAGCAGAAGAGACAAGTAGCCTGTTTACTTAAACACAATAGCTAGGAGGCAGACGCCTGCTAGGAAGCAGGAAACAAAACACGGGCCACTATTTTCAAGATGTTGCCCTCCAGAAGGGCAGGTGCCCATTCCTTAGGATTATCACCACACgaacaggaaggaagggacaTTGGATACAAATGAAATCAAGATTCCCGTGGTTTTCCAATGGTGCCCACAAGCCACCATAGGGTCAGACCATGGTACTTCACAGCCCAAATCTAAACCTACAGCGCAAGCAGCAAAATACACCCTCCTACGAACCATCTGCTGGCATATACCGGGACATGTACACGTGCATtggtcttttaaaattgtttatcagTTACTACCACCCACTGCCGCCACCCCATAGTCCCCAGCCTGGCTTACAAAATTAAACTCTGTAAAGGAACCAACCCCgggggatggagggggagagagggagagagagaggatcgaAACCACTCGCTATGCTACCCCAAACCAGAGATTACAATGTGGGAAACCACAAGCCACCAAGTGAGTGAAGAGAGAGAACCGGGGTTGATTCCAGGATAGAAGGGCGGGCgagggggttggggagaggcCTCTATTATTTCCGTGGTCTGGCAGGTCTGGAAGCAAAGCTTCAAGTGCAGAAGGAAGAGGAGTGTTCCGGGAATGGCAGAAAGGTCTGGAACGTGAATGCAGACCTGGGTAAAGGGCACTTGGAGCTGTGGGAGGCTCCCTGCAGCTCCTGCCTCTGCACATGACCCcgactcccttctctctctttggaTCTGGGTCCAGGGACTGGCTTGTAGACGCCCCTCCCAGGAGATTCCCTTAGCTGCTGCAGACTCAGGCTCCAGCCAGGTTGGCTCTGTCCCTGGGGAGGGCCACTCAAATGCCTGCCTCTCAGTTTCTGGGGACCCACAGCGGGCCTCTCACCTCGCAGCTCAGCTCCATCCGCCTCCGGTGCCTGGCTGCGACCAGCTGGTAAACAGCCCTGTCTCCCTGGCAACCGCCAAGGGGTGGGGGCCACGTGCTTCCGGTGGGACCGGAACCTGCCTGACCTGGACCGCAAGCTGAATTGGACTAGGGCACGGAGGGCGGAGGGGCAGAGGTGGTTCACGGATTCCAGGCTCAGGACCTTGGTGTGGCCCTGCCCCATGGAGGCCACAGGGCCCTGGGCCTGGACCCCTGCCATTGGAACTCTTCTTCCTGACCTGGCCTGACTCTTGTGTCTCCTGGGGAATGTGCGTTCAGGGGAGAGGGAGCCCTGCCCTGGAGTCGGGGGTAGGGACCAGGAACAAATCCCTGTCAATCCTTGGCCTGACTTTGCCAGTGTCCTTGTTTTAAACAGGGTTGTGCAACTGTTTTAAAACGAGACCCTTAGAATCTGGGTGGTGATTTTTTTAGGGTATGTTGTCATGGGGGTTCCCACCCCCAGGCCACCAGTCTTGTGATCACCACCTGTATCTCCTATTTCCTCCTTAAGGGTCTAACTATATACAGTCAGCAACTCCAGCCACTTCACCGCGTTTCCCAACAGCTTTGAGTTTTGGAGGCCGGCAGCCTGACTGCTTTCTCAGAAGCTATGGTCCACTACCTCAGCCATTCTGTTGGTAAGAGTCCTCCTGGCCCTACTGTCATCCCATCAGTGTGATGGATGCCTTAGCTGGAATCTGTCCAACCCACACCGAGCCATGACATGTCACACACATGAGACCCTCTGCCCTCCCTGGCCAGCCTTCTGTTTCCTGCCCTCTCCAATAGCTATTTCAAATCCTATCTGTCCTCTAAAAACCTCCCACATGccgtcttccttcctccctcc
It includes:
- the Ubxn10 gene encoding UBX domain-containing protein 10 codes for the protein MAIEAPVNFAPPERSTVVSTAGDSSTWQPSSLRMHVIRPKSAKGRKRPNLHRPQGMGDGSPSALSSSPPPRSSGSPSNQKPGVCATVSTSQGAPDEMPELLLQQAPTRTASSLNRYPVLPSINRRSLEVGAVDTVASKTSSLQLSSVQALYQEDSSQEDSRTQVCALEKKFIIRTKRQSSSRASNIEEPSDEEPRLLLAVRSPSGQRFVRYFRPSDDLQTVLEVAEQKNKATYQHCSIETMEVPRRRFSDLTKSLQECGILHKSVLGISQEEGEAWP